The following are encoded together in the Phoenix dactylifera cultivar Barhee BC4 unplaced genomic scaffold, palm_55x_up_171113_PBpolish2nd_filt_p 000692F, whole genome shotgun sequence genome:
- the LOC120106922 gene encoding pentatricopeptide repeat-containing protein At5g65560, whose product MRRRWTSLLPKPAVSSPSPLHLLVRPSSSSPSPLPPSPPLHPDPYTEFSALLSRPGWPQRPALQALAPSLTPRLVSDLLLTLPLDPPTALAFFRWASRRPGYRHSAYCYASLLALLLRSNSFRLVTTTITSMIRSSGSVDEMRSALDVFRSISREAGAGGGGTAFRLGLRCYNTLLLALARFGMVDDMKYLYMEMRKAGVLPNLPTYNAMISGCCRLGDVAAAKLYLSSLVHAGLRPDKFTYDSLMLGHCRSKDVDGAVKVFEVMRQKGCQRDEVSYTILIHGLCEAGRMDEALALFSEMEEDGCRRDAHTYTVLIKALCGLGRREEGFSLFQEMEEKGCKPNIYTYTVVIGCLCKEKRLEDAEVMLNKMFEKGLAPNVVTYAVLIDGYCKSGKIDAAFGVLELMESNGCKPNAWTYNELIYGFCRERKVHKAMILFSKMLENGLSPDVVTYNTLIQGQCMEGHIDSAFRLLDLMERNDVVPDQHTYTILIGALCNEGKVEEAHSLFESLEDKGVKVDDVMYNALIDGQCKVGRIDNARVLLEKMVSRNCLPNSYSYSPLMDCLCREKRWQDALLLLDEMLEKGVQPTTVTYTSIIDNMLKEGEYGLAKMILDRMALSGYGPDAFTYTAILHAYCGEGRLVEAQNVMVEMNKQGVVPDLVTYNTFIDGCGSMGQMDHAFSALKHMIDSGCMPNNRTYSNLLKHMLRRKQESTISSDNGDLWKIVGIDTVFELLEGMARHGVTPSINTYTALMSGFCEEKRLEEANLLLSNMKERCISPNEDIYTSLVNCFCKLQKYSEALELIDSMKEYGYLPELESYQLFLSGLCDEGKFDKAKFIFCKTLCGGYNCDEIAWKILIDGLLRKGHVDACSEMLSIMEERNCSPSLQTYAMLIKEFPDRANWQQKQSQV is encoded by the coding sequence ATGAGAAGAAGATGGACGTCCCTCCTCCCCAAACCCGCCgtctcctccccctctcccctccacctcctcgtccgcccctcttcttcctccccctcccctctcccTCCATCACCACCCCTCCACCCCGACCCCTACACCGAGTTCTCCGCCCTCCTCTCTCGCCCAGGCTGGCCCCAGAGACCCGCCCTCCAAGCCCTGGCCCCCTCGCTCACCCCGcgcctcgtctccgacctcctcCTCACCCTCCCCCTCGACCCCCCCACCGCCCTCGCCTTCTTCCGCTGGGCCTCCCGCCGCCCCGGCTACCGCCACTCCGCCTACTGCTACGCCTCCCtcctcgccctcctcctccGATCCAATTCCTTCCGCCTCGTCACCACCACCATCACGTCCATGATCAGATCATCCGGTTCCGTGGACGAGATGCGCTCCGCCCTCGACGTCTTCCGCTCCATCAGTCGGGAAGCCGGCGCCGGCGGTGGTGGCACGGCATTCAGGCTCGGTCTCCGATGCTACAACACGCTGTTGCTGGCGCTGGCGAGGTTCGGGATGGTTGATGACATGAAATATTTGTATATGGAGATGCGGAAAGCTGGTGTCTTGCCGAACCTTCCGACTTACAATGCGATGATCAGTGGCTGCTGCCGGTTGGGGGACGTTGCCGCGGCAAAGCTGTACCTAAGCTCTTTGGTGCATGCGGGGCTGAGACCGGATAAGTTTACGTATGATTCATTGATGCTGGGGCACTGCAGGAGTAAGGATGTGGACGGTGCCGTCAAGGTGTTTGAGGTTATGCGGCAGAAGGGGTGTCAGAGGGATGAGGTCTCATACACCATTCTTATCCATGGGCTCTGTGAGGCTGGGAGAATGGATGAGGCTTTGGCGCTGTTCTCAGAGATGGAGGAAGATGGGTGTCGTCGGGATGCACATACGTATACGGTTTTGATAAAGGCATTATGTGGGTTGGGGAGGAGGGAAGAGGGGTTCAGTTTGTTTCAGGAGATGGAGGAGAAGGGCTGCAAGCCAAATATTTACACTTACACGGTGGTGATCGGTTGCCTGTGTAAAGAGAAGAGGCTTGAGGATGCAGAGGTTATGTTGAACAAGATGTTCGAGAAGGGTTTGGCTCCCAATGTCGTGACTTACGCTGTTCTGATTGATGGGTATTGCAAGAGTGGGAAGATTGATGCTGCTTTTGGAGTTTTAGAATTGATGGAGTCGAATGGGTGTAAGCCGAATGCATGGACTTACAATGAACTAATATATGGGTTTTGTCGGGAGAGAAAAGTTCACAAGGCAATGATTTTGTTTAGTAAAATGCTTGAGAATGGCTTGTCTCCAGATGTTGTTACGTACAACACGTTGATTCAAGGGCAATGCATGGAGGGTCATATAGATAGCGCCTTTAGGTTGCTTGATCTGATGGAAAGGAATGATGTGGTCCCTGACCAACATACATACACTATTTTAATTGGTGCCCTTTGCAACGAGGGGAAAGTTGAAGAAGCTCACTCTCTCTTTGAGTCTCTCGAAGATAAAGGTGTAAAGGTGGATGATGTGATGTACAATGCACTAATAGATGGGCAATGTAAGGTGGGAAGGATTGATAATGCTCGTGTGCTTCTAGAGAAAATGGTCTCCAGGAACTGCTTGCCAAACTCTTACAGTTACAGTCCGCTGATGGATTGTTTATGTAGAGAAAAACGATGGCAGGATGCCTTGTTATTGCTAGATGAAATGTTGGAAAAGGGTGTACAACCCACAACCGTTACTTATACAAGTATTATTGACAACATGTTGAAAGAAGGAGAATATGGGCTGGCTAAGATGATTTTGGATCGTATGGCTTTGTCAGGGTATGGGCCTGATGCATTCACTTATACTGCAATTCTTCATGCCTATTGCGGCGAAGGAAGGCTAGTAGAGGCACAAAATGTGATGGTAGAGATGAATAAACAAGGGGTTGTTCCTGATTTGGTGACTTATAATACTTTTATTGATGGGTGTGGTAGTATGGGACAGATGGATCATGCTTTCTCGGCTCTCAAGCACATGATTGATTCTGGATGTATGCCCAATAACCGGACTTACTCTAATTTACTCAAACATATGCTCAGAAGGAAGCAGGAAAGTACTATCTCTTCTGACAATGGTGATCTGTGGAAGATTGTAGGGATTGATACTGTCTTTGAGCTTTTGGAGGGGATGGCAAGACATGGTGTCACTCCTAGTATCAACACGTACACAGCCCTCATGTCAGGATTCTGTGAAGAGAAGCGGTTGGAAGAAGCAAATCTGTTGCTCTCTAATATGAAAGAGAGATGTATATCTCCCAATGAAGATATTTATACCTCTCTTGTCAATTGTTTCTGCAAGTTACAAAAATACTCAGAAGCATTGGAACTTATTGATTCCATGAAAGAATATGGTTATCTACCAGAATTGGAGTCATACCAGCTTTTTCTTTCTGGGCTCTGTGATGAAGGGAAATTCGATAAagctaaatttattttttgcaAAACTCTTTGCGGGGGTTACAATTGTGATGAAATTGCCTGGAAAATTCTTATTGATGGCCTGCTAAGAAAGGGCCATGTGGATGCCTGTTCCGAGATGTTATCGATCATGGAGGAAAGGAATTGCTCTCCAAGTCTTCAAACATATGCTATGCTGATCAAAGAATTTCCTGATAGAGCAAATTGGCAACAAAAGCAAAGTCAAGTTTGA